A genomic window from Flintibacter sp. KGMB00164 includes:
- a CDS encoding HAD family phosphatase has translation MAHFLPQAAIFDLDGTLTDSMYVWDHIPEELVRRFGGHPAPDLSHTLRAMSSPQAIDYLIRTYHLPASSQQLMEAMEDLADREYRDRVPLKQGVRPLLERLHQLGVPCAVATASQVHQARQALERLGIWSFFSFALSATQYGPKTRPDLYLEAARQLGAAPQRTLVFEDALHAAQTAVQAGFQVVGVYDAFSAEDQRSLKEICRWHLKELDDPSFLAQLG, from the coding sequence ATGGCCCACTTTCTTCCCCAGGCAGCCATTTTTGATCTGGATGGCACCCTTACCGACTCCATGTACGTCTGGGACCACATTCCGGAGGAGTTGGTACGCCGGTTTGGCGGCCATCCCGCTCCCGATCTGTCCCACACGCTGCGCGCGATGAGTTCTCCTCAAGCCATCGACTACCTGATCCGCACCTACCATCTCCCCGCTTCCTCCCAGCAGCTCATGGAGGCCATGGAGGACTTGGCTGACCGGGAATACCGGGACCGGGTCCCTTTGAAGCAAGGCGTTCGCCCTCTGCTGGAGCGGCTGCACCAACTTGGCGTGCCCTGCGCCGTGGCCACCGCAAGCCAGGTCCATCAGGCCAGGCAAGCTCTAGAGCGGCTGGGCATCTGGTCCTTCTTCTCCTTTGCGCTGAGCGCGACCCAGTACGGTCCCAAGACCCGCCCGGACCTCTATCTGGAGGCCGCCAGGCAGCTGGGAGCTGCTCCACAGCGCACCCTGGTCTTTGAGGATGCCCTTCACGCCGCCCAGACCGCCGTTCAGGCTGGTTTTCAGGTGGTGGGCGTGTATGACGCTTTTTCCGCCGAGGACCAGCGTTCGCTGAAAGAGATCTGCCGCTGGCATCTGAAAGAGCTGGACGATCCGTCCTTTCTCGCCCAGCTGGGCTAA
- a CDS encoding energy-coupled thiamine transporter ThiT, which yields MTNLIVAAFTLCYFAVTLFLCRGIRLSARDICLAGLMSAATLVLRCFLITLPNGSHISLGAMLPILLLSLLVNARVAFCAGWVTGLLAMLLLPDWQPVHWAQPFVEQLICFSALGYASVFGTDRRWKIILGTTLAVALSVTSHIMAGAVFFAQYAWDGYGPWAYSIVANLSGHGTEGLLTIILVSVLPVRRLEKSIKAGVPQ from the coding sequence ATGACTAACCTGATCGTTGCAGCCTTTACCCTCTGCTATTTTGCCGTTACCCTGTTTTTGTGCCGCGGGATACGTCTGTCTGCCCGGGATATCTGTCTTGCCGGCTTGATGTCGGCGGCTACCCTGGTGCTGCGCTGTTTCCTGATCACCCTGCCCAACGGGAGCCACATCAGTCTGGGCGCCATGCTGCCCATCCTTCTGCTCTCCCTTCTGGTCAACGCCAGGGTGGCCTTCTGCGCCGGATGGGTCACCGGCCTGCTGGCCATGCTTCTGCTGCCTGACTGGCAGCCGGTACACTGGGCTCAGCCTTTTGTGGAACAGCTTATCTGCTTCTCCGCTTTGGGCTATGCCAGCGTCTTTGGAACCGACCGGCGCTGGAAGATCATCCTGGGCACCACACTGGCGGTTGCCCTCAGCGTGACCAGTCATATTATGGCCGGTGCGGTTTTCTTTGCCCAGTACGCCTGGGACGGCTACGGCCCCTGGGCATACAGCATTGTGGCTAATCTGTCGGGCCACGGCACAGAGGGTCTGCTTACCATTATTCTTGTCTCCGTGCTGCCTGTGCGGCGGCTGGAGAAATCCATTAAGGCAGGTGTACCGCAATGA
- the thiD gene encoding bifunctional hydroxymethylpyrimidine kinase/phosphomethylpyrimidine kinase, which yields MKTALTIAGSDSSGGAGIQADIKTMTANGVYAMSAVTALTAQNTTGVYGILESTPEFLANQLDCVFTDIFPDAVKTGMVSSTALIQVIADKLKQYGAKNIVVDPVMVATSGSRLISEEAVEALKEQLLPLATLLTPNIPEAQVLSGMTITTAEDMERAAQAISETYGCAVLCKGGHQIHDADDLLWRDGKSTWFRGRRIDNPNTHGTGCTLSSAIASNLAKGYDLTQAVERSKAYISGALAAMLDLGAGSGPMDHLFALRGEFVDD from the coding sequence ATGAAAACCGCATTGACGATCGCTGGAAGCGATTCCAGCGGAGGCGCCGGGATCCAAGCCGATATCAAGACCATGACGGCCAATGGCGTATATGCCATGAGCGCTGTCACCGCCCTGACGGCCCAGAACACCACCGGCGTTTACGGCATCCTGGAGTCCACCCCTGAGTTTCTTGCCAACCAGCTGGACTGTGTCTTCACGGACATCTTCCCTGACGCAGTCAAAACCGGGATGGTCTCCTCCACCGCCCTGATCCAGGTCATCGCGGACAAGCTCAAACAGTATGGGGCAAAAAACATTGTGGTAGACCCGGTGATGGTGGCCACCAGCGGCTCCCGCCTTATTTCCGAGGAGGCGGTGGAGGCCCTGAAGGAACAGCTGCTTCCTCTGGCTACCCTTCTTACCCCCAACATCCCCGAGGCCCAGGTTCTCTCCGGCATGACCATTACCACCGCAGAGGATATGGAGCGGGCCGCCCAGGCCATCAGCGAGACCTACGGCTGCGCCGTACTGTGTAAGGGAGGCCATCAGATCCACGATGCAGATGACCTTCTCTGGCGGGATGGAAAGAGCACTTGGTTCCGTGGCCGCCGCATTGATAACCCCAATACCCACGGCACCGGCTGTACGCTCTCCAGCGCCATTGCCTCCAACCTGGCCAAAGGCTATGACCTGACCCAGGCTGTGGAGCGCTCCAAGGCCTACATCTCCGGCGCTCTGGCAGCCATGCTGGATCTGGGCGCAGGCAGCGGCCCCATGGACCACCTGTTTGCTCTGCGGGGGGAGTTCGTGGATGACTAA
- a CDS encoding ABC transporter ATP-binding protein: MMDGSNLRSQPVIEVRDLWKEYPAGDETVVALRDITLNIHRGEICCIFGPSGSGKSTLLNQLSGLEKPTRGEVLIGGVPISRLSETQLTNFRQRHLGFVFQSYNLLPNLTATENVALPLMFRGVPKPQREQAARELLSRVGLSHRLNHFPSQMSGGQQQRVGIARAFISRPDIVFADEPTGNLDSKATFQVMDMICSFARDFHQTVILVSHDPEMASYAHHIVTLLDGGIIREQHMEKERGLYESNTISDPVLFVEPFRRLHYRNAGN; this comes from the coding sequence ATGATGGATGGATCTAATCTGCGCAGCCAGCCTGTGATTGAAGTCAGAGACCTCTGGAAGGAATACCCCGCAGGAGACGAAACTGTGGTGGCTCTCCGGGATATCACCTTGAATATTCACCGGGGAGAGATCTGCTGTATCTTCGGTCCCTCCGGCTCCGGAAAGAGCACCCTGCTCAATCAGCTCTCCGGGCTGGAAAAGCCCACCCGGGGCGAGGTACTGATCGGCGGCGTCCCCATCTCTCGTCTGAGCGAAACACAGCTTACGAATTTCCGTCAGCGGCATCTGGGATTTGTCTTTCAATCCTATAACCTTCTGCCCAACCTGACGGCCACAGAAAATGTAGCTCTCCCGCTGATGTTCCGTGGGGTACCTAAGCCCCAGCGGGAGCAGGCAGCCAGAGAGCTTCTTTCCCGAGTGGGCCTGAGCCATCGGCTTAACCACTTTCCCAGCCAGATGTCCGGCGGCCAGCAGCAGCGCGTAGGCATTGCGCGGGCCTTTATCTCCCGGCCTGACATCGTCTTTGCCGATGAACCCACAGGAAACCTAGACTCAAAAGCCACCTTCCAGGTCATGGATATGATCTGTTCCTTCGCCCGGGATTTCCACCAGACTGTCATTCTGGTCTCCCACGACCCGGAGATGGCTTCTTACGCGCATCATATCGTTACCCTGCTGGACGGCGGGATTATTCGGGAGCAGCATATGGAAAAGGAGAGGGGATTGTATGAATCAAATACCATTTCAGATCCGGTTTTGTTTGTTGAGCCATTCCGCCGCCTGCATTACCGGAATGCGGGGAATTAA
- a CDS encoding HAMP domain-containing sensor histidine kinase: protein MKNNKRSGSLFRLLARSYLLFTLTLLIIAGGIFSLWNHYLNSSYVPSDWIAMLSDPALTEGKYDSLRHYLSNSGDSFGVYDSNGKLVYASTEDFDSSYTQQELSCIPQYGSNVLIDSYDLSQHKSNVSYLLIKHTFQSDTGEESVDLMALDQNYQVLLGGLQDGKTSYTPREYQLLTGSRYPNSFLQCTSFENSQGQTMTLLLREALWNETDYLRHYNQSRVIWLLFLPLFLADAGLFIWWLSRKIGRPLRKLNDAVISQSEGRLVRVGECGGTLEIRRIGESFDRFSDRLAESERQRRILDEGRQKLIADISHDLKTPITVIAGYIDAICDGKVPPEEQTRYLRAIQSKAEALTELVNAFHEYSKVEHPEFILHPERTDLCEFLREYLAVKYEEIDLAGFSLEISIPERAIFCQLDPLQFRRVLDNLLSNALRHNRLGTVLFFDVDVEKSFALVRVADNGSGIPPERIPYIFEPFVVGSDARSGTGSGLGLAITRRIMEKHGGTISLTPHPAPGRSTEFVLRLPIDSQLPPQEES, encoded by the coding sequence TTGAAAAATAACAAGCGTTCCGGAAGTCTGTTCCGGCTACTGGCCAGAAGCTACCTGCTTTTCACTCTGACTCTGCTGATAATTGCCGGAGGGATTTTTTCTCTCTGGAATCACTACCTCAATTCCAGCTATGTGCCGTCGGACTGGATAGCTATGCTGAGCGACCCCGCCCTGACAGAGGGAAAGTACGACAGCTTGCGGCACTATCTGAGCAACAGCGGAGATTCCTTCGGCGTTTATGACAGCAACGGAAAACTGGTCTACGCCTCCACAGAAGATTTTGACTCCTCCTATACCCAGCAGGAGCTCTCCTGCATCCCCCAATACGGCAGCAATGTTCTGATCGACTCCTACGATCTGAGCCAACACAAGAGCAATGTCAGTTATTTACTTATCAAACACACCTTTCAAAGTGATACAGGTGAAGAATCTGTGGACCTGATGGCACTGGATCAGAATTATCAGGTCCTCTTGGGCGGATTGCAGGACGGGAAAACCAGCTATACCCCCCGGGAATATCAACTGCTTACCGGTTCCCGATATCCTAACAGTTTTCTTCAGTGCACTTCCTTTGAAAACAGCCAGGGTCAGACTATGACCCTGCTTCTGCGGGAGGCTCTCTGGAATGAGACTGATTATCTCAGACACTACAACCAGTCCCGAGTCATTTGGCTTTTGTTCCTGCCTTTGTTCCTGGCCGATGCAGGACTGTTCATCTGGTGGCTGAGTCGGAAAATCGGCCGTCCTCTGCGCAAGCTCAACGACGCGGTGATCTCCCAGTCGGAGGGCCGCCTTGTACGGGTTGGCGAGTGCGGAGGTACTTTGGAAATCCGCCGCATTGGAGAGAGCTTTGACCGTTTCTCCGACCGGCTGGCGGAGAGTGAGCGCCAGCGCCGGATTCTGGACGAGGGACGTCAGAAACTGATTGCCGATATCTCCCACGACCTGAAAACGCCCATCACTGTCATTGCCGGCTACATCGACGCCATCTGCGACGGCAAGGTTCCGCCCGAGGAGCAGACCCGCTACCTGCGGGCCATCCAGAGCAAGGCGGAGGCTCTCACCGAGCTGGTCAACGCCTTCCATGAGTACAGCAAGGTGGAGCACCCGGAGTTTATCCTCCACCCCGAGCGCACCGACCTGTGCGAATTTTTGCGGGAATATCTGGCCGTGAAGTACGAGGAGATCGATCTGGCAGGGTTCTCTCTGGAGATCTCCATCCCAGAACGTGCCATCTTCTGCCAGCTGGACCCCCTCCAGTTCCGCCGGGTACTGGACAACCTGCTCTCCAACGCTCTGCGGCATAACCGGCTGGGAACCGTGCTGTTTTTTGATGTGGATGTAGAAAAGTCTTTCGCCTTAGTGCGGGTGGCGGACAATGGCTCCGGCATTCCTCCCGAGCGCATCCCTTATATCTTTGAGCCCTTCGTAGTGGGCAGCGACGCCCGCTCCGGCACCGGAAGCGGCCTTGGACTGGCCATCACGCGGCGCATTATGGAAAAGCACGGAGGCACCATAAGCCTCACTCCCCATCCCGCACCCGGCCGCAGCACCGAATTTGTCCTGCGCCTGCCTATTGACTCACAGCTTCCCCCTCAAGAGGAATCATGA
- a CDS encoding ABC transporter permease, with amino-acid sequence MRRQDLFHLCAQNLLRKKTRTFLTTLGVLIGCCSIVITVSLGVGMKETQEKALSELGDLTIITVNPPQNSQTGALDDHLLQQLREISGVKAVTPKFTLDIDSVTLSAGPDHRYVAQWTNIVAMDVSVMETMGYRFLEGSPATKPGDAIIGQYMAYNLKDTLRPEGDDMVNRFDGDWDGFGNQISVPAPYLDPIGQEFTLEVKTRAGVFSMPLHPVGVIKEDYSKGNETVDGVMISLDDLRRLLGQADHDIPISYDSILVKTSSISQVSGVEGKINAMGYPTESMESVRKPLEKEAQHRQMTLGSLGAISLFVAALGIINTMIMSISERTREIGIMKSLGCPVSDIRIMFLAEAGAIGFMGGISACVISVIISAAVNFISMGPSLDHLIPALLGGEDVARISVIPPWLLLFAVLFSVLIGLGAGCYPANKAVRISVLEAIKSE; translated from the coding sequence GTGAGACGGCAAGACCTGTTCCACCTGTGCGCCCAGAATCTGCTCCGCAAAAAAACACGCACCTTTCTTACCACCCTGGGCGTGCTGATCGGATGCTGCTCCATTGTCATCACCGTATCCCTGGGTGTAGGCATGAAAGAGACTCAGGAAAAAGCCCTGTCAGAGCTGGGAGACTTGACGATCATCACCGTAAATCCCCCGCAAAACAGCCAAACAGGCGCACTGGACGACCATCTGCTTCAACAGCTGCGGGAGATCAGCGGAGTAAAAGCAGTCACGCCGAAATTTACTCTGGATATTGACTCCGTTACCCTGTCCGCCGGACCAGACCACCGCTATGTGGCCCAATGGACCAACATCGTAGCTATGGATGTCAGCGTCATGGAAACCATGGGCTACCGCTTTTTGGAAGGCTCCCCTGCCACAAAGCCCGGCGATGCTATCATCGGGCAGTACATGGCCTATAATTTGAAAGATACCTTACGCCCCGAGGGGGACGATATGGTCAACCGCTTTGACGGCGACTGGGATGGATTCGGCAATCAGATTTCTGTCCCCGCCCCCTACCTGGATCCCATCGGCCAGGAATTTACCTTGGAAGTGAAAACCCGTGCTGGGGTATTTTCTATGCCGCTGCATCCGGTGGGTGTGATAAAAGAGGACTACTCCAAGGGCAACGAGACCGTTGACGGCGTTATGATCTCCCTGGATGACCTGCGCCGCCTCCTGGGACAGGCCGACCATGATATTCCCATCTCCTATGACAGCATTTTAGTCAAGACCTCCAGCATCAGCCAGGTCTCGGGAGTAGAGGGTAAGATCAACGCTATGGGATATCCCACCGAATCCATGGAGAGCGTACGCAAGCCCTTAGAAAAAGAAGCCCAGCATAGACAGATGACACTGGGCAGCTTGGGTGCCATCTCGCTGTTTGTGGCCGCGCTGGGCATTATCAATACCATGATCATGTCTATCTCCGAGCGCACTCGGGAGATCGGAATCATGAAATCTCTGGGCTGCCCGGTCTCCGACATCCGGATCATGTTTTTGGCGGAAGCCGGTGCCATTGGCTTTATGGGTGGTATATCTGCCTGTGTCATCAGTGTTATTATCTCGGCGGCTGTTAACTTCATATCCATGGGGCCCAGCTTAGACCATCTCATTCCTGCTCTGCTTGGCGGAGAGGATGTGGCAAGGATTTCGGTGATCCCACCGTGGCTTCTGCTCTTTGCCGTCCTTTTCTCTGTTCTCATTGGCTTGGGCGCAGGCTGCTATCCGGCCAACAAGGCGGTACGCATCTCCGTTTTGGAGGCCATCAAAAGCGAGTAG
- a CDS encoding YwqG family protein — translation MDWKNILPQLYRSRIDTRFVSHSEQLAVGASKFGGRPDVPADFVWPVFETNTPEDDQVKERPLAFLAQFDCAQLAALDKEGLLPHEGVLSFFYELGSQRWGYDPKDQGCAQVFWFKGNLAPAEFPAELEEEFRLPELAAELSGAADAPDFQDACPALEYPWTANDYRIFDQARRELGMDYPANRSQLLGWPDIIQNNMTLQCELISRGYYLGGSWENIPMEERSALRTPSVREWQLLFQLDTVENGDFELMFGDCGRIYFYIRREDLVQRRFDRVWLIQQCC, via the coding sequence ATGGATTGGAAAAACATCTTGCCTCAACTCTACCGCAGCCGGATCGATACCCGGTTTGTTTCTCACAGCGAGCAGCTTGCCGTTGGTGCCAGCAAGTTCGGCGGCCGGCCCGATGTGCCGGCAGATTTCGTCTGGCCGGTATTTGAAACCAATACCCCGGAGGATGACCAGGTGAAGGAGCGGCCTCTGGCCTTTTTGGCCCAGTTTGACTGTGCTCAGCTGGCCGCTCTGGACAAGGAGGGACTGCTGCCCCATGAGGGTGTACTCTCCTTTTTCTATGAGCTGGGGTCTCAGCGCTGGGGTTATGATCCCAAGGACCAGGGGTGTGCCCAGGTATTCTGGTTTAAGGGCAACCTGGCTCCGGCGGAATTCCCGGCAGAGCTGGAGGAGGAGTTCCGCCTGCCGGAACTGGCGGCGGAGCTGTCCGGGGCGGCAGATGCTCCGGATTTTCAGGATGCCTGTCCTGCCCTGGAGTACCCCTGGACCGCCAACGACTACCGTATCTTTGACCAGGCCCGGCGGGAGCTGGGGATGGACTACCCGGCCAACCGCTCCCAGCTGCTGGGCTGGCCGGACATCATTCAGAACAATATGACCCTGCAATGTGAACTCATTAGCCGGGGATACTATCTGGGAGGAAGCTGGGAGAATATTCCCATGGAGGAGCGCAGCGCCCTGCGTACTCCCAGCGTCCGGGAGTGGCAGCTGCTCTTCCAGCTTGACACCGTGGAAAACGGAGACTTCGAGCTGATGTTCGGCGACTGCGGCCGAATCTACTTCTACATCCGCCGGGAGGATCTGGTCCAGCGCCGGTTTGACCGGGTTTGGCTGATCCAGCAGTGCTGCTGA
- a CDS encoding NAD(P)H-dependent oxidoreductase subunit E, with protein sequence MSNGISLARVEEIINSYGCQRHQLIAIMQDVQAEFKYLSPQVLELIAQKLNIGVAKVYSVATFYENFSLEAKGKYIIKVCDGTACHVRKSQPIYNAIREYLELEDKQKTSADGLFTLETVACLGACGLAPVVTVNDQVHSKMSPELAIDLLESLRKEEAAHERS encoded by the coding sequence ATGTCCAACGGTATCTCATTGGCCCGCGTGGAGGAGATCATCAACTCCTACGGCTGCCAGCGCCACCAGTTGATCGCCATCATGCAGGACGTACAGGCCGAGTTTAAATATCTTAGCCCCCAGGTCCTGGAACTGATCGCACAGAAACTGAACATCGGCGTGGCAAAGGTGTACAGCGTGGCCACATTCTACGAAAACTTCTCCCTGGAAGCCAAGGGAAAGTACATCATCAAGGTATGTGACGGCACCGCCTGTCACGTGCGGAAATCTCAGCCCATCTATAACGCCATCCGGGAGTATCTGGAGCTGGAGGATAAGCAGAAGACCTCTGCCGATGGACTGTTTACCCTGGAGACGGTGGCCTGCTTGGGCGCCTGCGGACTGGCTCCCGTAGTCACCGTCAACGATCAGGTCCACTCCAAAATGAGCCCCGAACTGGCCATTGACCTGTTGGAGTCCCTGCGAAAGGAGGAGGCCGCCCATGAACGCAGCTAA
- a CDS encoding NADH-ubiquinone oxidoreductase-F iron-sulfur binding region domain-containing protein: MNAAKLTRDQLKVRQMKAKRALEAQRRQVLICAGTGCIAGGSLNIYDKLKEECQRRGLNVHVGLLREDETPETKSDDINLKRSGCHGFCEMGPLLQIEPDGILYTHVQVEDCDDIIEQTLLRGKVIPRLLYQLDGVTYEKHEDIPFYHKQHRIVLENCGTTDAEDIDEYLAKDGYSAFEKALFEMTDEAICKEILDSGLRGRGGGGFPAGRKWESVRQQPKGKKYVVCNGDEGDPGAFMDRSIMEGNPHSIIEGMLIAGVAAGSDEGYIYVRAEYPLAVSRLRNAIARAEELGLLGDHILGTDFSFHLHVNRGAGAFVCGEGSALTASIEGNRGMPRVKPPRTVEHGLWAQPTVLNNVETFSTVPLIIRNGSEWYRSIGTEKSPGTKAFALTGNVVNTGLIEVPMGTTLREVIFDIGGGIKDGKKFKAVQIGGPSGGCLTEEHLDMPMDFDSLKKVGAMIGSGGLVVMDEDTCMVEVARFFMNFTQNESCGKCVPCREGTRRMLEILTRIVNNEGSLEDLDLLETLANTITETSLCGLGQSACKPVQSTLKYFRDEYLAHVVDKHCPHCNGRKKELQIDPELCKGCGKCMKQCPMEAISGQIRMPHVIDTEKCIKCGACWGCCPFGAIREE, encoded by the coding sequence ATGAACGCAGCTAAATTGACCCGTGACCAGTTGAAGGTTCGACAGATGAAGGCCAAGCGGGCACTGGAAGCACAGCGCCGCCAGGTTCTCATCTGCGCCGGTACCGGCTGTATTGCCGGCGGCTCTCTGAATATCTACGACAAACTGAAAGAGGAGTGCCAGCGCCGGGGACTGAACGTCCATGTGGGCCTTCTCCGGGAGGACGAAACCCCCGAGACCAAGTCCGACGACATCAACCTCAAGCGCAGCGGCTGCCACGGCTTCTGCGAGATGGGTCCCCTGCTCCAGATCGAGCCCGACGGCATTCTCTACACCCACGTACAGGTGGAGGACTGCGACGACATCATCGAGCAGACTCTGCTGCGGGGCAAGGTAATTCCCCGGCTGCTCTACCAGCTGGACGGAGTGACCTATGAGAAACATGAGGACATCCCCTTCTATCATAAGCAGCACCGCATCGTGCTGGAAAACTGCGGCACCACCGACGCGGAGGATATTGACGAATATCTGGCCAAGGACGGCTACTCCGCCTTTGAAAAGGCTCTGTTTGAGATGACCGACGAGGCCATCTGCAAGGAAATTCTGGATTCCGGTCTGCGTGGCCGAGGCGGCGGCGGCTTCCCCGCCGGACGCAAGTGGGAGAGCGTGCGTCAGCAGCCCAAGGGCAAGAAGTATGTGGTGTGCAACGGCGACGAGGGTGACCCTGGCGCCTTTATGGACCGCTCCATCATGGAGGGCAATCCCCACTCCATCATCGAGGGCATGCTCATCGCCGGTGTGGCGGCGGGCAGTGACGAGGGCTACATCTACGTCCGCGCCGAGTATCCCTTGGCCGTGTCCCGTCTGCGCAACGCCATCGCCCGGGCGGAGGAGCTGGGCCTGCTGGGCGACCATATTCTGGGCACTGACTTCTCCTTCCATCTTCATGTAAACCGGGGTGCAGGCGCCTTCGTCTGCGGCGAAGGCAGCGCCCTCACCGCCTCCATCGAGGGCAACCGCGGTATGCCCCGTGTAAAGCCTCCCCGTACCGTGGAGCATGGCCTGTGGGCTCAGCCTACGGTTCTCAACAACGTGGAGACCTTCTCCACCGTTCCTCTCATCATCCGCAACGGCTCCGAGTGGTACCGCTCCATCGGCACCGAGAAGAGCCCGGGCACCAAGGCCTTCGCCCTCACCGGCAACGTGGTGAACACCGGCCTCATCGAGGTCCCCATGGGCACCACCCTGCGGGAGGTCATCTTTGACATCGGCGGCGGCATCAAGGACGGCAAGAAGTTCAAAGCCGTCCAGATCGGCGGCCCCTCCGGCGGCTGTCTCACCGAGGAGCACCTGGATATGCCCATGGACTTCGACTCCCTGAAGAAAGTGGGCGCCATGATCGGCTCCGGCGGCCTGGTGGTCATGGACGAAGACACCTGTATGGTAGAGGTGGCCCGGTTCTTCATGAACTTCACCCAGAATGAATCCTGCGGCAAGTGCGTTCCCTGCCGTGAGGGTACCCGCCGCATGCTGGAGATCCTCACCCGCATTGTCAACAATGAGGGCTCTCTGGAGGATCTGGACCTGCTGGAGACTCTGGCCAACACCATTACCGAGACCTCTCTGTGCGGCCTGGGCCAGAGCGCCTGTAAGCCGGTACAGAGCACGCTGAAATACTTCCGGGATGAATATCTGGCCCACGTAGTGGATAAGCACTGCCCCCACTGCAACGGCCGTAAGAAGGAGCTGCAGATCGATCCCGAGCTGTGTAAGGGCTGCGGCAAGTGCATGAAGCAGTGTCCCATGGAGGCCATCTCCGGCCAGATCCGGATGCCCCATGTCATCGACACAGAAAAATGTATCAAATGCGGCGCGTGCTGGGGCTGCTGTCCCTTCGGCGCCATTCGAGAGGAGTGA
- a CDS encoding TenA family protein, giving the protein MTFTQELIEKNLSVWQQCLDSPFLQQLGAGTLDEACFKGYIVDDSLYLREYAKVFAWGMTKAEDLEAIRTYYSLLSFVNEGEGATRLVYLNRYGLDDASIQHLPQRPENLAYTDCMVKAARDGQGAPECMMACLPCMVSYQWIFQRLLQQYPNVRQTPFWPLVRDYTSDAYEQACQSWLAYTDRICQDLDTERKAQCSEIFRECSLHELHFWEMSLQPRTDLP; this is encoded by the coding sequence ATGACATTCACGCAGGAACTGATCGAGAAAAACTTGTCTGTGTGGCAGCAATGCCTGGACTCCCCCTTTCTTCAGCAGCTTGGAGCAGGAACCTTGGATGAAGCCTGTTTCAAGGGCTATATTGTGGATGACAGCCTCTACCTCCGGGAATATGCCAAGGTATTTGCCTGGGGCATGACCAAAGCCGAGGATTTGGAGGCCATCCGAACCTACTATTCCCTGCTCTCCTTTGTCAACGAAGGGGAGGGCGCTACCCGGCTGGTCTACCTCAATCGCTACGGTTTGGATGACGCCTCCATCCAGCACCTGCCGCAGCGTCCGGAAAATCTGGCCTACACCGACTGTATGGTAAAGGCCGCCCGGGATGGCCAGGGCGCCCCGGAGTGCATGATGGCCTGTCTGCCCTGCATGGTCAGCTATCAGTGGATCTTCCAGCGGCTGCTGCAGCAGTATCCCAATGTCCGGCAGACCCCCTTCTGGCCTCTGGTTCGGGACTACACCAGTGATGCCTATGAGCAGGCCTGCCAAAGCTGGCTGGCGTATACGGACCGGATCTGTCAGGATCTGGACACGGAACGCAAGGCCCAGTGCAGTGAGATCTTCCGGGAATGTTCCCTCCATGAACTGCACTTCTGGGAAATGAGCTTACAGCCCCGCACCGATCTTCCCTGA
- the cdd gene encoding cytidine deaminase, whose protein sequence is MTDQELVQRALEMRKFSYAPYSHFAVGAALLCEDGTVFTGCNVENAAYGSTLCAERTALVKAVSEGRTTGWTTLAIAGSGEDFCWPCGACRQMLYEFAPKLRVLAVNQHGQFQQAGLWELLPMGFGPASLK, encoded by the coding sequence ATGACCGATCAGGAACTGGTGCAGCGAGCCTTGGAGATGCGGAAATTTTCTTATGCACCCTATTCTCATTTTGCAGTGGGCGCGGCTCTCTTATGCGAGGACGGAACGGTGTTTACCGGCTGCAATGTGGAAAATGCGGCCTACGGTTCCACTCTGTGCGCGGAGCGTACCGCCCTGGTGAAGGCGGTAAGTGAGGGACGGACCACCGGCTGGACCACACTGGCTATTGCGGGCAGCGGAGAGGATTTTTGCTGGCCCTGCGGCGCCTGCCGGCAGATGCTGTATGAATTTGCGCCAAAACTTCGGGTGCTGGCGGTCAATCAGCATGGCCAGTTTCAGCAGGCAGGCTTGTGGGAACTGCTTCCCATGGGATTTGGACCGGCATCGTTAAAATGA
- a CDS encoding DUF378 domain-containing protein: protein MMDKIALALLIIGGLNWGSVGLFQFDLVAFVGGGSDGLISRVIYTVVGLSALWCITLLFRDTDKNH, encoded by the coding sequence ATCATGGACAAGATCGCTTTGGCCCTGCTGATTATCGGCGGGCTGAACTGGGGCAGCGTGGGACTGTTTCAGTTTGATCTGGTGGCCTTTGTCGGCGGTGGGTCTGATGGACTGATCAGCCGGGTGATCTACACCGTGGTGGGCCTGTCGGCGCTGTGGTGTATTACCCTGCTGTTTCGGGACACAGATAAAAACCACTGA